A single window of Sporosarcina sp. Marseille-Q4943 DNA harbors:
- a CDS encoding ABC transporter ATP-binding protein has translation MNEREVCVSIRNVSKSFGKHQVLKDINLDIYEGEIFGLLGPSGAGKTTLVKELAGLDEPTEGENHLFHEKMPSLNLKKQIGYMAQSDALYEELSAKENLQFFSELYGLKGQKQAQRINKVMELVQLSGDVTKLVSNYSGGMKRRLSLAIALLHEPELLILDEPTVGIDPVLRKGIWNAFADLKAQGKTLIVTTHVMDEADKCDRLGLIRDGKLIAVGTPAELKEETASATIEEAFLVFGGAER, from the coding sequence ATGAACGAACGCGAAGTTTGCGTCTCCATCCGCAACGTCTCCAAAAGCTTCGGCAAGCATCAAGTTCTGAAAGACATCAACTTGGACATTTACGAAGGGGAAATCTTCGGCTTGCTCGGACCTTCCGGAGCGGGGAAGACGACATTGGTGAAGGAGTTGGCGGGCCTTGATGAGCCGACGGAAGGGGAGAATCATTTATTCCACGAGAAGATGCCTTCCTTGAATCTTAAAAAGCAGATCGGGTATATGGCGCAATCGGACGCCCTATACGAGGAGTTGTCGGCGAAGGAAAATCTTCAATTCTTCTCGGAACTGTACGGGCTAAAGGGACAGAAACAAGCGCAACGCATTAACAAAGTGATGGAGCTCGTCCAACTTTCTGGCGACGTTACAAAACTCGTATCGAACTACTCGGGAGGAATGAAAAGGCGGCTTTCACTTGCCATCGCATTGCTCCACGAACCGGAACTGCTCATCCTCGACGAGCCGACCGTCGGAATCGACCCCGTCCTGAGGAAAGGCATCTGGAACGCATTCGCGGATTTGAAGGCGCAAGGGAAGACGCTCATCGTCACGACGCATGTCATGGATGAAGCGGATAAATGTGATCGGCTTGGACTGATCCGCGATGGAAAACTGATTGCGGTCGGCACGCCAGCCGAGCTGAAAGAAGAGACGGCTTCGGCAACAATCGAGGAAGCATTCCTCGTCTTCGGAGGTGCGGAGCGATGA
- a CDS encoding DUF2975 domain-containing protein, with translation MKRGSTLFLRMAVFLIGTPVLALGIYGIYYLLKNPANPEYAHILYPIVIGMYLSVIPFFIALYQAFKLLSYIDKNLAFSELSVTALQKIKFCAMTISGLYAVILPFVFMVAELDDAPGLVIIGMVPVFASLVIAVFAAVLQRLLQEAINIKSENDLTV, from the coding sequence ATGAAACGAGGGTCAACATTATTTTTAAGGATGGCAGTTTTTCTAATCGGAACTCCAGTTCTTGCTTTAGGGATATACGGAATCTATTATTTATTGAAAAATCCAGCCAATCCGGAATATGCGCATATTCTTTATCCGATTGTCATTGGTATGTATTTATCCGTAATACCGTTTTTCATTGCGTTGTATCAGGCTTTTAAGTTGTTGAGCTATATTGACAAGAACCTTGCCTTCTCTGAACTATCGGTAACAGCTCTACAGAAAATCAAGTTCTGTGCAATGACAATCAGCGGGTTGTACGCGGTGATTTTGCCATTTGTTTTTATGGTAGCAGAGCTGGATGATGCGCCAGGTCTTGTCATTATCGGCATGGTTCCTGTTTTTGCTTCGTTGGTCATCGCAGTCTTTGCTGCTGTTCTCCAAAGACTGTTGCAGGAAGCAAT
- a CDS encoding NAD(P)-dependent alcohol dehydrogenase yields the protein MKAIISGKYGTPDTLKLSEVATPIPKPNEVLIRVHASSINFGNLVLVTGKPLPARLAFGLTKPKYPIPGGDMAGIVEARGANVTRFQVGDEVYGDLSGCGWGAFAEYVAVDEKKLALKPHNLSFIEAAAVPMAATTALQAIRDKGKVRAGQKVLIHGASGGVGTFAVQIAKAFGAEVTAVVSTRNVDIVKSLGADRVIDYQKEDFSKDEQTYDVIIGVNGSQSISTYRRKLKENGVFVHVGGASNQMYQTMLLGSWLSMTGKKKFITYLQRANQQDLMQMKELIEEGNVKPVIDRTYSLSEIQQAFKYFEEGHSQGKVVITI from the coding sequence GTGAAAGCCATCATCTCTGGAAAATACGGAACACCGGATACACTTAAATTAAGCGAGGTAGCTACACCAATACCTAAGCCAAATGAAGTGCTAATACGGGTTCATGCATCATCGATCAATTTTGGTAATCTTGTTTTAGTAACAGGGAAACCACTACCAGCCCGATTAGCATTTGGTCTTACGAAACCGAAATACCCTATTCCTGGCGGGGATATGGCTGGAATAGTGGAAGCCAGGGGCGCCAATGTTACCCGATTCCAGGTGGGAGATGAAGTGTATGGAGACTTATCCGGCTGTGGGTGGGGTGCTTTTGCGGAATATGTAGCTGTCGATGAAAAGAAATTGGCTTTAAAACCGCATAACCTATCATTCATAGAAGCGGCTGCCGTACCTATGGCAGCAACTACAGCATTACAAGCTATCAGAGACAAAGGCAAGGTACGGGCTGGACAAAAAGTTTTGATTCATGGTGCTTCAGGTGGTGTAGGAACATTTGCCGTTCAAATTGCGAAGGCATTCGGTGCTGAAGTGACTGCTGTAGTAAGTACTAGAAACGTAGACATCGTAAAGTCCCTTGGAGCTGACCGTGTGATTGATTATCAAAAAGAGGACTTTAGTAAAGATGAACAAACCTATGATGTCATTATCGGAGTGAATGGTTCGCAATCTATCTCTACTTATAGAAGAAAGCTTAAGGAGAACGGTGTATTTGTTCATGTCGGCGGCGCAAGCAATCAAATGTATCAAACAATGTTGCTAGGCTCTTGGTTATCGATGACTGGAAAAAAGAAATTCATCACCTATTTGCAAAGGGCCAATCAGCAAGATTTAATGCAGATGAAAGAGCTTATTGAAGAAGGGAATGTAAAGCCAGTTATTGATCGCACCTATTCCTTAAGCGAGATTCAACAAGCATTTAAGTATTTTGAAGAGGGACATTCACAAGGGAAAGTTGTTATAACAATATAA
- a CDS encoding GNAT family N-acetyltransferase, translating into MTYTLDGVTIRPIQEKDLHRMWELTFKEENPEWKKWDAPYFPHVTMTYEDFLEKKEQMVAQDDYWGIEMGGELIGMVSYYWEHQPSLWLEMGILIYEPKYWSGGYGTKALTMWIDHLFNKMPLVRVGLTTWSGNMRMIRVAEKLGMTMEARIRKVRYWNGVYYDSIRMGMLREEWEDRLK; encoded by the coding sequence TTGACTTATACACTTGACGGCGTAACAATACGCCCTATACAAGAAAAAGATTTGCATCGGATGTGGGAATTGACATTTAAAGAGGAGAATCCTGAATGGAAGAAATGGGATGCCCCGTATTTCCCGCATGTGACGATGACGTACGAAGATTTTCTCGAAAAGAAAGAACAAATGGTGGCGCAAGACGATTATTGGGGCATCGAAATGGGCGGCGAGCTTATCGGCATGGTTAGCTATTATTGGGAGCACCAACCGTCCCTCTGGCTTGAGATGGGCATCCTCATTTACGAGCCGAAATATTGGAGTGGCGGATACGGAACGAAGGCGCTCACGATGTGGATCGATCATTTATTCAATAAAATGCCGCTCGTCCGCGTCGGCCTTACGACGTGGTCGGGTAACATGCGAATGATCCGCGTCGCCGAAAAGCTCGGCATGACGATGGAGGCGCGCATCCGTAAAGTCCGCTACTGGAACGGCGTCTACTACGACTCCATCCGCATGGGCATGTTGCGCGAGGAATGGGAAGACAGATTGAAATGA
- a CDS encoding ABC transporter permease, which yields MRVMALVKRILRQLVRDKRTIGLLIFAPILVLTMLYFVFNGDDYTPKIGLVDVPELLADQIDTEGAQVTTFETEAEAKKQLASQELDGYLKIEGNSPSIVLEGSDPSVTGATMKWLQNALPKPPQAVDIPEQTIDYLHGSSDMGQFDYFGPVLLGFFVFFFVFLIAGVSFLRERTTGTLERLLASPLRKWEIVAGYVLGFGLFTTIQSSIITAYAIYVLGMVMEGAFFYVLLIILILALTALTLGILLSSFAHNELQMMQFIPIVVVPQVFFSGLFNLETIVEWLGWISYLTPLYYAAEALRDVMVRGAGFGDIITNLLILAGFCLLFIGINIAVLSKYRRI from the coding sequence ATGAGGGTAATGGCATTGGTGAAACGGATTCTCCGTCAACTCGTCAGGGATAAACGGACGATCGGACTGCTTATCTTCGCGCCGATCCTCGTGCTGACGATGCTCTATTTCGTATTCAACGGAGATGACTATACCCCGAAAATCGGATTGGTCGATGTACCGGAACTGCTCGCTGACCAAATCGATACGGAAGGGGCGCAAGTGACGACTTTCGAAACAGAAGCCGAAGCGAAGAAACAACTTGCCTCACAGGAGCTCGACGGCTATTTGAAAATCGAAGGCAACTCTCCGTCCATCGTCCTTGAAGGAAGTGATCCGAGCGTTACGGGCGCTACAATGAAATGGCTGCAGAACGCATTGCCGAAACCACCGCAAGCAGTCGATATCCCAGAACAAACAATTGATTACTTACACGGCTCAAGTGACATGGGCCAGTTCGATTATTTCGGGCCGGTCCTGCTCGGATTTTTCGTGTTCTTCTTCGTCTTCCTCATCGCAGGCGTTTCCTTCCTTCGCGAACGGACGACAGGCACACTCGAACGGCTTCTCGCAAGCCCGTTACGCAAATGGGAAATCGTTGCAGGTTATGTCCTCGGCTTTGGGCTTTTCACGACAATCCAGTCGTCAATCATAACAGCGTATGCAATTTACGTACTTGGCATGGTCATGGAAGGAGCTTTCTTCTATGTGCTCCTCATCATTCTGATTCTCGCGTTGACCGCGCTGACGCTCGGCATCCTGCTCTCATCATTCGCCCATAACGAGCTGCAAATGATGCAATTCATCCCGATCGTCGTCGTGCCGCAAGTATTCTTTTCCGGCCTGTTCAACTTGGAGACGATCGTCGAATGGCTCGGCTGGATCAGCTACTTGACACCTCTCTATTACGCCGCCGAAGCTTTGCGCGACGTCATGGTGAGGGGCGCCGGATTTGGCGACATTATTACAAACTTACTTATACTAGCAGGCTTCTGCCTGTTGTTCATTGGAATAAACATCGCCGTACTAAGCAAATATCGCAGAATTTAA
- a CDS encoding TetR/AcrR family transcriptional regulator gives MTDENMLEEMLQEDDSLTEKQKLILIAATEMFAEKGFAATSTNEIAKKAGVAEGTIFRHYKTKKDLLLSIVTPMMVKMLGPIIIKDLNKVLNKEFEHFEDFVRAMINNRQEFLEKNLKVVQIFLQEIPFHHELREQFIEHIGKKVVSRLIQIVKHYQSKGQIVELPATTVIRLTASTIMGYFATKYIIDPKWNDDEEINQMINFLKKGLAPEE, from the coding sequence ATGACTGACGAAAATATGCTTGAGGAAATGCTGCAGGAAGACGATAGTTTGACAGAAAAACAAAAGCTGATCCTCATAGCAGCGACTGAAATGTTCGCGGAAAAAGGCTTCGCCGCAACATCGACAAATGAAATCGCCAAAAAAGCGGGCGTCGCGGAAGGCACCATCTTCCGCCATTACAAGACGAAAAAGGACCTGCTCCTTTCCATCGTCACACCGATGATGGTCAAAATGCTCGGCCCAATTATCATTAAAGACTTGAACAAAGTACTCAACAAAGAATTCGAGCATTTCGAAGACTTCGTCCGGGCGATGATTAATAACCGTCAGGAGTTCCTCGAGAAAAACTTGAAAGTCGTCCAGATCTTTCTCCAGGAAATTCCGTTTCACCATGAACTGCGTGAGCAATTCATTGAACATATCGGAAAAAAGGTAGTCAGCCGACTCATCCAAATCGTCAAGCATTACCAATCGAAAGGCCAGATCGTTGAACTACCCGCCACAACCGTCATCCGGCTAACCGCCTCGACCATCATGGGCTACTTCGCCACAAAATACATCATCGACCCGAAGTGGAACGATGACGAGGAAATCAATCAAATGATCAACTTCCTCAAAAAAGGCCTCGCGCCTGAGGAATGA
- a CDS encoding S9 family peptidase — translation MRHLQTDDLFKLQSVTNPQLSPDGKEALFIKTHIDEEENKYIANLYHIDLETKETTQWTYGTHRVSSPKWSADGKQIAFLSNRDEKNQLYIQSARGGEAKKLTSFENGVSGFEWSPCGKKIWFEASVKEGKAFTDKEEKDEKKKPEPVRVTKMKYKMDGVGLLPQDSFKQIGFIDLETEEITQFTEGNHQHTLQAVSHDGSKLVIGVNRDEDLDWAFRQPLHLVDVESKEETVIVDEEGYYGGARFSLDDNYIAFIGSDRTFQNATHSNLYVYDTPRGNTINITESVDAPVGDYTVADHQQGASAPSAVWTKDNHLYFQLSSMGDVRLYFATLEGELYPASQENEHVYGYDVNTEGDFALVAASDPVNPGEIYQLTIATGEREALTSFNKDYLQEVKLVEPESIFFKGAKDWDVHGWLMKPADFKEGKKYPLIVDIHGGPHAMFGNTFFHEIQLLAAKGYGVLYINPRGSHGYSQEFVDAVRGDYGGGDYEDIMAATDYVLAENEWIDEDRLGVTGGSYGGFMTNWIIGHTNRFKAAVTQRSICNWISFFGVSDIGYYFSDWQIAADMKDVETLWKHSPLKYAENVETPLLILHSEKDFRCPIEQAEQLYITLKSMGKETEFVRFPDADHNLSRTGAPNLRIARLNEITGWFEKYL, via the coding sequence ATGAGACACTTACAAACAGATGATTTATTCAAACTGCAATCCGTCACGAACCCACAACTATCGCCTGACGGAAAAGAAGCGCTGTTCATCAAAACGCATATTGACGAAGAGGAAAACAAATATATCGCAAACCTGTACCATATCGACCTTGAGACAAAAGAAACGACGCAATGGACGTACGGCACACACCGCGTCAGCTCGCCAAAATGGTCGGCGGATGGCAAGCAGATCGCATTTTTGTCAAATCGCGACGAGAAGAACCAGCTGTACATCCAATCCGCCCGCGGAGGCGAAGCGAAGAAACTGACATCGTTCGAAAATGGCGTATCCGGCTTCGAATGGTCGCCTTGCGGCAAGAAAATTTGGTTTGAAGCTTCGGTGAAGGAAGGCAAGGCGTTCACAGATAAAGAGGAGAAGGATGAAAAGAAGAAACCGGAACCCGTCCGTGTGACGAAGATGAAGTACAAAATGGACGGCGTCGGTTTATTGCCGCAGGATTCATTCAAACAAATCGGTTTCATCGACCTGGAAACGGAAGAGATCACGCAGTTTACGGAAGGGAACCACCAGCATACGTTGCAGGCCGTTTCGCATGACGGCAGCAAGCTTGTCATCGGCGTGAACCGGGATGAGGATTTAGACTGGGCATTCCGTCAGCCGCTCCATCTAGTCGATGTCGAATCGAAGGAAGAGACGGTCATCGTCGATGAGGAAGGCTATTACGGCGGCGCGAGATTTTCGTTAGACGACAATTATATTGCATTTATCGGCTCGGATCGCACTTTCCAAAATGCTACACATAGCAATTTGTATGTGTACGATACGCCACGCGGTAATACGATCAACATTACGGAAAGCGTCGATGCTCCGGTCGGTGACTATACGGTTGCGGACCATCAACAAGGGGCGAGTGCGCCGAGTGCAGTCTGGACGAAGGACAATCACTTGTACTTCCAGCTCTCCTCGATGGGCGACGTCCGCCTTTATTTCGCAACGCTCGAAGGGGAGCTGTACCCGGCATCCCAGGAAAACGAGCATGTGTATGGCTATGATGTGAATACGGAAGGCGATTTCGCGTTAGTCGCAGCGAGCGATCCCGTAAACCCGGGCGAAATTTATCAATTGACGATTGCGACAGGCGAAAGGGAAGCCCTCACTTCATTCAATAAAGACTATTTGCAGGAAGTTAAACTCGTCGAACCGGAATCAATCTTCTTCAAAGGGGCAAAAGATTGGGATGTCCACGGCTGGCTCATGAAACCGGCCGACTTCAAAGAAGGGAAGAAATATCCGCTCATCGTCGACATCCATGGCGGACCGCACGCGATGTTCGGCAATACGTTCTTCCATGAAATACAACTGCTCGCTGCAAAAGGATACGGTGTCCTCTACATCAATCCGCGAGGCAGCCACGGCTACAGCCAGGAGTTCGTCGATGCGGTCCGGGGCGATTACGGCGGAGGCGACTATGAAGACATCATGGCGGCGACCGACTACGTGTTGGCGGAAAATGAATGGATTGACGAGGACCGTCTCGGCGTAACGGGCGGAAGCTACGGCGGATTCATGACGAACTGGATCATCGGCCATACGAACCGTTTCAAAGCGGCCGTCACACAGCGCTCGATCTGCAACTGGATCAGCTTCTTCGGCGTGTCCGACATCGGCTATTACTTCAGCGACTGGCAAATCGCCGCGGACATGAAGGACGTCGAGACGCTATGGAAGCACTCTCCGTTGAAATATGCGGAGAACGTGGAGACGCCGTTGTTGATCCTACATTCGGAAAAAGACTTCCGCTGCCCAATTGAACAGGCGGAGCAGCTATATATTACATTAAAGAGCATGGGGAAAGAGACGGAATTCGTCCGTTTCCCAGATGCAGACCATAACCTATCGCGGACCGGCGCTCCGAATCTGCGAATTGCGAGATTAAACGAGATTACGGGCTGGTTCGAGAAATACCTATAA